The Synechococcus sp. RS9916 DNA segment ACTTCCAAGACAGCGTGGATCTCTGATCCAGGCGCTCCCGATGGGCGAACGCCGCGGGCCGCAAAGCAGGGCACAATGTGCGAGCTCTGCATCATCTGCTGATGGGCCCCCTGATCAGGCCGCTGCGTAGTTTCGCCAACGGTCTCGGATTGGCGTGGTGGGGCCGGGTTCAGACCCAGGGTCCTGATGTGACCTATTGGTTTGGTCCGTTTGTCACACGCAAAAGTCTGGAGAGCCAGCTGCCC contains these protein-coding regions:
- a CDS encoding DUF1816 domain-containing protein, translating into MGPLIRPLRSFANGLGLAWWGRVQTQGPDVTYWFGPFVTRKSLESQLPSFLEDLASESPAHISHSCVRCRRGEPFTISADDG